One segment of Niabella beijingensis DNA contains the following:
- a CDS encoding serine hydrolase, with protein MKTNLFLLLLVCLASVQASSQKTGQKLFISLLQKHLDSLERFNSFSGAVLIAKNEKILFEKAYGYSNRSDSIHNKINTKFNLASMGKMFTGICIMQLVETGKINLNDKVGVYIPDFPMKSVADSVTIYHLLTHTSGMGSFWEAYFKSPHDRFKDLADYVPLFQDQPLLFKPGQRFEYSNVGYIVLGLILEKVTGKNYFDYVKEAIYNPLGMTDTDAYELDKAIPNLAIGYEISTDEPYVWKNNTYLNVLKGSAAGGGFSTVRDILKFATALQQYKLLDQKNTALVTTEVGASGYGLGFEVLTINGHKIFGHTGAFPGIKNELKIYKDLGYTVILLTNGDNINWWDADLFIQEQLVGSTNTTNDYNFTVNIIKKTLSKGYDEGVRAKSVNPHSRIFMEYVGEMAGNNMLHRGELKKAVDIFKLDTTFYPKSPIAFNVLGNAYRVWGDKKSAIKCYKRHIENNPGDTNAIERLEKYVRE; from the coding sequence ATGAAAACAAACCTATTTCTTTTACTACTGGTTTGTCTTGCATCTGTACAAGCATCCAGCCAGAAAACAGGTCAAAAATTATTTATCAGCCTTTTACAAAAACATCTGGATTCACTTGAGCGATTTAATAGTTTTAGCGGTGCCGTTCTAATCGCCAAAAACGAAAAAATCCTTTTTGAAAAAGCTTATGGTTATTCAAACCGGTCTGATAGCATTCATAATAAAATAAACACCAAATTTAATCTGGCTTCAATGGGAAAAATGTTCACCGGAATTTGCATTATGCAACTGGTAGAAACCGGCAAGATAAATCTTAATGATAAAGTAGGTGTTTATATTCCTGATTTTCCTATGAAATCTGTTGCAGATTCGGTAACAATTTATCATTTACTTACGCACACTTCCGGCATGGGTAGTTTTTGGGAGGCGTATTTCAAATCCCCGCATGACAGATTTAAAGATCTGGCAGACTATGTACCATTATTTCAAGACCAACCGCTGTTGTTCAAACCCGGGCAGCGGTTTGAATACAGCAATGTCGGATACATTGTCCTGGGGCTTATCCTTGAGAAGGTAACCGGGAAAAATTATTTTGACTATGTAAAAGAAGCTATTTACAACCCTCTTGGAATGACGGATACGGATGCTTATGAGCTAGACAAAGCAATACCAAACCTGGCTATCGGGTATGAGATCTCTACCGACGAGCCGTATGTATGGAAAAACAATACTTATTTGAATGTTCTGAAAGGTAGCGCCGCCGGTGGCGGTTTTTCAACAGTAAGAGATATCTTAAAGTTCGCAACTGCATTACAGCAGTACAAATTGCTCGATCAAAAAAACACAGCATTAGTTACAACTGAAGTAGGCGCATCCGGATATGGATTGGGTTTTGAAGTCTTAACAATCAACGGGCATAAGATTTTTGGTCATACAGGTGCCTTCCCGGGCATCAAAAACGAATTGAAAATCTATAAAGACCTGGGATACACTGTTATCCTGTTAACCAATGGAGATAATATCAATTGGTGGGATGCCGACCTTTTTATTCAGGAACAATTGGTCGGATCTACCAACACTACTAACGATTACAATTTTACAGTCAATATAATAAAAAAGACGCTCTCAAAGGGTTACGACGAAGGTGTCCGGGCTAAAAGCGTTAACCCTCATAGTCGTATTTTTATGGAATATGTAGGTGAGATGGCAGGCAATAACATGCTGCATCGGGGAGAATTGAAAAAGGCGGTTGACATATTTAAACTGGATACCACCTTTTATCCAAAATCTCCGATTGCATTTAATGTTTTAGGGAATGCGTACCGGGTTTGGGGTGACAAGAAATCTGCTATTAAATGCTATAAAAGACATATTGAAAACAATCCCGGAGATACAAACGCCATTGAAAGGCTGGAAAAATATGTTCGAGAGTAA
- the rhuM gene encoding RhuM family protein, with product MAYAKTDERIIWGRGQYHLKEIFRSGELQEDTTIRKIRIVQKEGNPEVARDVEVYHLDAIIAVGYRVNSYEATQFRIWAIKTLREFIIKGLVLDDDRLCYTPKLFRDTRN from the coding sequence TTGGCTTACGCAAAAACGGATGAGCGAATTATTTGGGGTAGAGGTCAATACCATTTAAAAGAGATATTCAGAAGCGGGGAGCTTCAGGAAGATACAACTATTCGAAAAATTCGAATAGTTCAAAAAGAGGGTAACCCTGAGGTTGCACGCGATGTTGAGGTTTATCATCTTGATGCAATCATCGCTGTTGGTTACCGCGTAAATAGTTATGAAGCAACCCAGTTCCGTATTTGGGCAATTAAGACCCTCCGGGAATTTATTATCAAAGGGCTTGTGTTAGATGATGACCGCCTGTGTTATACCCCCAAACTTTTCCGCGATACCCGGAATTAA
- a CDS encoding RNA polymerase sigma factor, protein MDRSESHSELLPHLFRQEYAKMTAVLCLHFGLAHIEIAEDIPSDTFLKASEHWAIYGIPDNPTAWLYTVARNKIKDYFKHNSVFEKKIKRAISLNEVEVEKDLEFDQQIIADSQLAMIFAVCNSTNSIEAQISLALQILCGFSVEEIANAFLTNSGTIKKRLHRARVCLRNNNFQINYLTETEIKTRLDTVVKTLYLLFNEGYFSKTNSQLIRKELCSEAVRLTLVLTENKLTNTPQVNAMLALMYFQSSRLNARTSVNGEVILFDKQDRGLWDKSLIDKGNYYLINACNDEEISKYHLEAGIAYWHTVSENDKKWGCILQLYNQLLLIKYSSVAALNRAFAFSKVCGVEEAIKEVKKLRLPGSNYYHALLGYLYSNIDITFSIQHYTRAIDLTKSQIEKATLKQEIDRLIQRRKMEQR, encoded by the coding sequence TTGGATAGGTCTGAATCACATAGCGAGTTATTACCGCATTTATTCAGGCAGGAATATGCTAAAATGACGGCTGTACTTTGTCTTCATTTTGGCTTGGCACATATTGAAATTGCTGAAGATATTCCCAGCGATACGTTTCTGAAAGCATCCGAACATTGGGCTATTTATGGTATACCTGATAACCCGACAGCATGGCTGTATACGGTGGCAAGGAATAAAATAAAGGACTATTTTAAACACAACTCTGTTTTTGAAAAGAAAATCAAAAGGGCTATATCGCTCAATGAAGTTGAGGTTGAGAAGGATTTAGAATTTGATCAGCAAATCATTGCAGACAGTCAACTGGCAATGATCTTTGCTGTATGTAATTCAACAAACTCGATAGAAGCCCAGATTTCATTGGCGCTTCAAATATTATGTGGTTTTAGTGTCGAAGAAATTGCCAATGCTTTTTTGACAAACAGCGGAACGATTAAGAAGCGGTTGCATAGGGCAAGAGTCTGCTTGCGGAATAATAATTTTCAAATTAACTATTTAACTGAAACTGAAATAAAAACAAGGCTGGATACGGTTGTAAAAACGCTGTATTTGCTTTTCAACGAGGGATATTTTTCCAAAACCAATAGTCAGTTAATCAGAAAAGAGCTTTGTTCCGAAGCCGTCAGATTAACATTAGTCTTAACTGAGAACAAATTAACCAATACACCCCAAGTAAATGCCATGCTTGCTTTGATGTATTTTCAAAGTTCGAGACTGAATGCAAGAACAAGCGTAAACGGAGAAGTCATTCTTTTTGACAAACAGGATAGAGGGCTTTGGGACAAGTCACTTATTGATAAGGGGAACTATTATCTAATCAATGCCTGCAATGATGAAGAAATTTCAAAGTATCACTTAGAGGCGGGTATAGCCTACTGGCATACGGTTTCCGAAAATGATAAGAAATGGGGGTGTATCCTGCAATTATACAATCAACTTTTACTTATTAAGTATTCATCCGTTGCCGCCCTGAACAGGGCTTTTGCTTTCTCTAAAGTATGTGGCGTTGAAGAGGCCATCAAAGAGGTGAAAAAGCTACGTCTTCCGGGAAGTAACTATTATCATGCATTATTGGGATATTTGTATTCCAATATAGACATCACTTTCTCAATTCAACATTATACGAGGGCAATTGATCTCACCAAATCTCAAATAGAAAAAGCGACACTAAAACAGGAAATTGATAGATTGATACAGCGGAGAAAAATGGAGCAGCGCTAA
- a CDS encoding tyrosine-type recombinase/integrase has protein sequence MKKKTGTYPVKLLVTSNSVPKRYQTIFDLSEQEFNTLSAKNMSAHLRTVRDQLKQIERKAEDVATGLSPFTFSEFEKDYILNNPSFHQRKAIKETTALINHEFNEVMYDNRFPIFRLPKPEPDSILATFLFYISKLLSEHRIRTAANYQTTYNTIAKFKGNVRFIDINVVYLKRLEAWMLELGYSKTTVGIYTRCLRAIFNEAIFQGIIKREKCYPFGRRLYQPPSSRNIKKALTLEDVSKIYYYQPECERERKAKDFWLFSYLANGINPTDIAHLRYKNIDGEYLIFERAKTENSTRLDPRPITVFITEDLQKIMDYWANKDKSPSNYIFPILEHNITPLRQVELIELFVQAINDWMAKIRKKLNIEKKVTTYVARHTFSTIMKRAGVSTSFIQESLGHTNIKTTENYLDSFENKIKKEYASQLTAFKTL, from the coding sequence GTGAAAAAGAAAACGGGCACCTACCCTGTGAAATTATTGGTCACCAGCAATAGTGTGCCCAAGCGTTATCAAACCATCTTTGACCTTTCCGAACAGGAGTTTAACACGCTTTCTGCAAAGAACATGTCGGCGCACCTACGCACTGTACGCGACCAGTTAAAACAAATTGAACGCAAGGCAGAAGATGTAGCTACGGGACTATCCCCATTCACCTTTTCTGAATTTGAAAAAGATTATATCCTGAATAATCCTTCGTTCCACCAACGAAAAGCTATTAAGGAAACTACCGCATTGATCAACCATGAGTTCAATGAAGTAATGTATGATAACCGGTTCCCTATATTTCGCTTGCCCAAGCCGGAACCAGACTCTATACTTGCTACCTTTCTGTTTTATATCAGCAAATTGCTCAGCGAACACCGTATTCGTACAGCGGCCAATTACCAGACAACTTATAATACCATTGCCAAATTCAAAGGAAATGTGCGGTTTATCGACATAAATGTTGTTTACCTAAAAAGACTGGAAGCCTGGATGCTGGAATTGGGTTATTCCAAAACAACGGTAGGAATCTATACCCGTTGTCTGCGCGCCATCTTCAATGAAGCCATTTTCCAGGGAATTATCAAACGGGAAAAATGTTATCCTTTCGGCCGCAGGTTATATCAGCCGCCATCTTCCCGCAACATTAAAAAGGCGCTTACTTTAGAAGATGTAAGCAAAATTTATTATTATCAGCCGGAATGTGAACGGGAACGGAAAGCTAAGGATTTCTGGTTATTCTCCTACCTGGCTAACGGTATTAACCCCACAGATATTGCACATCTGAGATATAAAAATATTGATGGAGAGTACCTGATTTTTGAACGGGCAAAAACCGAAAACTCCACGCGGTTGGATCCCCGACCTATTACTGTTTTTATTACAGAGGATTTACAAAAAATAATGGATTACTGGGCCAATAAAGATAAAAGCCCCAGCAATTATATCTTTCCAATTCTTGAGCATAATATTACTCCATTGCGTCAGGTAGAATTAATTGAACTTTTCGTTCAGGCTATTAATGATTGGATGGCCAAGATTAGGAAAAAGCTGAACATCGAAAAGAAAGTTACTACTTACGTGGCAAGGCATACATTCTCCACCATCATGAAACGAGCCGGTGTAAGTACTTCTTTCATTCAGGAGTCATTAGGCCATACGAATATTAAAACAACGGAAAATTATCTGGATAGCTTTGAGAATAAGATAAAAAAAGAGTATGCAAGTCAATTAACAGCATTCAAGACTTTATGA
- a CDS encoding FecR family protein produces the protein MKRRHFEQLLELYISGTISGTAKQEFFDLLEEERYRAILETAMMDEWNAGAYEEERDGQLGTAIEVYVLKNIRNTAVVPRTYKMKWWRIAAVFMLFFLAGGAGIYFFNAPGKTSQVVSGKDIAPGTSRAVLKLANGKEIFLDSTQGTIAANNGQEVNNDSGLLHYEGKSTVAEYHTLTTPRGGQYQMQLPDGTKVWLNATSSITYPTAFLDKQRNVTITGEVYFEVAKDAAKPFVVDVNGTSSVEVLGTHFNVNAYTDEPGVATTLLEGAVKVTAGSKIQLLAPGQQALVTGNSIRWNRAVNTGEVIAWKEGVFRFENADIASIMRQLARWYDVDVTYRGNKTDEYFNATIPKNVPVSKVLKLLELTGLVHFKIDGNKIVVTP, from the coding sequence ATGAAGCGAAGGCATTTTGAGCAATTATTGGAGCTGTACATTTCAGGAACTATTTCCGGTACGGCAAAACAGGAATTCTTTGATTTGCTGGAAGAAGAGCGCTATCGTGCTATACTGGAGACTGCTATGATGGACGAATGGAATGCCGGGGCTTATGAGGAGGAACGCGATGGACAGCTGGGCACAGCAATTGAAGTATACGTATTAAAGAATATACGGAATACTGCCGTTGTGCCACGCACGTACAAAATGAAATGGTGGCGGATAGCTGCTGTTTTTATGTTATTTTTTCTGGCGGGTGGAGCGGGTATCTATTTTTTTAATGCTCCCGGAAAAACAAGCCAGGTGGTGTCCGGGAAAGATATTGCTCCCGGTACCAGCAGGGCGGTTTTAAAACTAGCCAATGGCAAAGAGATTTTTTTAGACAGCACACAGGGAACGATTGCTGCAAACAATGGACAGGAGGTGAATAACGACAGTGGCTTACTCCATTATGAAGGGAAGAGCACAGTAGCGGAATATCATACATTAACAACACCCAGGGGGGGGCAATACCAGATGCAACTGCCGGATGGAACAAAGGTCTGGCTGAATGCAACATCCTCAATTACCTACCCTACGGCATTTCTGGATAAACAACGAAATGTGACCATTACGGGAGAAGTTTACTTCGAAGTGGCAAAAGATGCTGCCAAACCTTTTGTGGTTGATGTGAACGGAACCTCTTCTGTTGAAGTATTGGGTACGCATTTTAATGTAAACGCCTATACTGATGAGCCAGGTGTTGCAACCACCTTATTGGAGGGTGCGGTAAAGGTAACGGCTGGAAGTAAAATACAACTGCTGGCGCCCGGTCAGCAGGCATTGGTAACCGGGAACTCCATTCGATGGAACAGGGCGGTAAATACCGGGGAGGTAATCGCATGGAAGGAAGGCGTATTCCGTTTTGAAAATGCGGATATAGCAAGCATTATGCGGCAACTGGCCCGCTGGTATGATGTTGACGTGACTTATAGAGGGAATAAAACGGATGAATATTTTAACGCAACCATTCCGAAAAATGTCCCAGTATCAAAAGTGCTGAAGTTGCTGGAACTGACGGGGCTGGTTCATTTTAAGATTGATGGCAATAAAATTGTCGTTACGCCTTAA
- a CDS encoding thiol-activated cytolysin family protein gives MNRIVRATMLLLLIYCVGCTKRDIAEVPENVKSGKPGWYANLKKADLKSFSITTPKYSDPNDANGLLGRRKRNGDPGDGPDPIMGTYPTGPGIIFHPINGGNEDPNAIMYRQSFKSNVFVVEDQAMSLNIFPGAILNGRSISSTAFSPAMLTGISGNIRPINISTSLPVSSGAVARTYMARPSNDRAFVRTALTDLENLNPGRVGAARLQVEKDSFNVYEELKTLYGYNKNIDIFIASGGSSSQNGSHDIQGNAGIKIKYFHQNFTIDVDVPSDYSELFDPTGLDTSSVFGGYSPYYVSSVTYGRMGIMTIESSTDASTLYSIVNKQINILGGVVGGGTQLTQQEKDILNNADIKVRLTGIGVSADRPIVVNGLQGFIETLSANATYSKDDPGIPISFRLRYLVDDTNVEAPFDINYGPYEKPYARVEYRNSNIRTYHAVNPDDANTRDEIEENTANVYLAFYKDNTAGIPMNAPNFLKFDIKKLTTTNGGYNDDRFGYLWGSENSSVRNSNKGTIALIEGNLMYRLTKTPDLWPNPIGSYWQKKKIELQPNPWYNALDEYPYQIAD, from the coding sequence ATGAATCGAATTGTACGTGCAACCATGTTGCTACTGCTGATCTATTGCGTTGGTTGTACCAAACGCGATATTGCTGAAGTTCCGGAGAATGTTAAATCCGGGAAACCCGGCTGGTATGCAAATCTGAAAAAAGCAGATTTAAAATCTTTCAGCATTACTACGCCGAAGTATAGCGATCCAAACGATGCAAACGGGCTGCTGGGACGCAGAAAGAGGAATGGTGACCCGGGCGATGGTCCAGATCCTATTATGGGAACCTATCCCACCGGTCCTGGGATTATTTTTCATCCTATTAACGGCGGCAATGAAGATCCGAATGCGATCATGTACCGGCAGAGCTTTAAATCCAATGTGTTTGTAGTGGAGGATCAGGCAATGAGCCTCAATATTTTCCCCGGAGCAATTTTAAATGGCAGGAGTATCAGTTCTACAGCGTTTAGCCCGGCGATGTTAACCGGGATTTCCGGCAATATAAGACCAATTAATATTTCTACCAGTCTTCCTGTGAGCAGCGGAGCAGTTGCCAGAACCTATATGGCAAGGCCGAGCAACGACCGGGCTTTTGTACGCACGGCTCTTACAGACCTGGAGAACCTGAACCCCGGCCGTGTAGGCGCTGCCCGGTTGCAAGTTGAAAAGGATTCTTTTAACGTATATGAGGAATTGAAGACCCTGTACGGCTACAATAAGAATATCGATATTTTTATAGCAAGCGGAGGAAGCTCCTCACAGAACGGCTCCCATGACATTCAGGGTAATGCGGGAATTAAGATTAAGTATTTCCACCAAAACTTTACCATTGATGTAGATGTGCCTTCGGATTACAGTGAATTGTTTGATCCGACAGGTCTTGACACGAGCAGTGTGTTTGGAGGTTACAGCCCGTATTATGTGAGCAGTGTTACTTATGGAAGAATGGGTATAATGACCATTGAATCAAGCACGGATGCATCGACCCTGTACAGTATAGTAAATAAACAGATCAACATACTGGGTGGTGTTGTTGGTGGTGGTACACAGCTGACGCAGCAGGAAAAAGACATCCTGAATAATGCGGATATAAAGGTGAGGTTGACAGGTATTGGGGTTAGTGCTGATCGGCCGATTGTGGTAAATGGATTACAGGGCTTTATAGAGACATTGAGTGCAAATGCTACCTATTCAAAAGATGATCCGGGTATACCGATTAGTTTCAGGCTGCGCTACCTGGTTGATGACACGAATGTAGAGGCTCCTTTTGATATTAATTACGGCCCCTACGAAAAGCCTTATGCAAGAGTTGAGTACAGGAACTCAAACATTCGAACTTATCATGCAGTGAATCCTGATGATGCAAATACGCGCGATGAAATTGAAGAAAACACGGCAAATGTTTATCTGGCTTTTTATAAGGATAACACCGCTGGAATACCTATGAACGCTCCGAATTTTTTGAAATTTGACATTAAAAAATTGACTACCACAAACGGTGGATATAATGATGACAGATTTGGATATTTGTGGGGGAGTGAAAATAGTTCTGTTAGAAACTCCAATAAAGGGACGATTGCTTTAATAGAGGGTAATTTAATGTACCGCTTGACAAAAACACCAGATCTTTGGCCTAATCCTATTGGGTCTTATTGGCAAAAAAAGAAAATTGAACTCCAACCCAATCCGTGGTATAATGCCTTAGATGAATACCCTTACCAAATTGCTGATTAA
- a CDS encoding FMN-dependent NADH-azoreductase encodes MGTQEQLQLVWDTIALHTIIGACGFSKKYRKKCPLSGDSLVIKPTINILKQMKALHIISSPRGAQSYSRRLSTAIIERLLEKNIVRTVIERNLIEKIPPHLNETLIAEFYKAPEKINTNPMLAYADSIFCEVKEADVVIIGTPMHNLGISAPLKAWIDQLIRFGITYGYGKDGKREGYLNGKKVYLAIASGSRLSDWPGNFDFIESYIKAVFNTYLGITDICTFRVEGTASNEFKEDYREIIKNIK; translated from the coding sequence ATGGGTACCCAAGAACAATTGCAGCTCGTTTGGGATACAATTGCACTACACACCATTATTGGTGCCTGTGGTTTTTCCAAAAAATATAGAAAAAAATGTCCCCTTTCCGGTGACTCACTCGTTATTAAACCAACCATTAATATTTTAAAACAAATGAAAGCTTTACATATCATTTCAAGTCCAAGGGGAGCCCAATCCTACAGTAGAAGATTAAGTACGGCAATTATTGAAAGACTATTGGAAAAAAACATCGTGAGAACTGTTATTGAACGGAACCTGATAGAGAAAATCCCGCCTCATTTAAATGAAACATTAATAGCGGAGTTTTATAAGGCCCCTGAAAAAATAAATACCAATCCGATGCTCGCATATGCAGATTCTATTTTTTGTGAAGTCAAAGAAGCAGATGTTGTCATTATTGGTACCCCTATGCATAACCTGGGGATTTCTGCTCCATTAAAAGCCTGGATTGATCAGTTAATTCGTTTTGGCATTACATATGGCTATGGCAAAGACGGAAAAAGAGAAGGCTATTTAAACGGTAAAAAAGTTTATTTGGCTATTGCTTCTGGTAGTAGGCTATCCGATTGGCCAGGAAACTTCGATTTTATAGAATCCTACATCAAAGCTGTTTTCAATACGTATTTGGGAATTACTGATATTTGTACATTTAGAGTAGAAGGTACGGCTTCTAACGAATTCAAGGAGGACTATAGAGAAATTATCAAAAACATAAAATAA
- a CDS encoding YciI family protein: MKEFALIFRLKDIADFQPSPEQMQERMNWLGSIAAQNKLADKGNTLLPILGSAKTVKSDSVITDGPYTEIKEFISGYIVVKADTIDEAVEMAKENPIFKIGGNIEIREVLKRD, from the coding sequence ATGAAAGAGTTTGCATTAATTTTTAGATTGAAAGATATTGCCGACTTCCAGCCTTCCCCCGAGCAAATGCAGGAAAGAATGAATTGGTTGGGAAGTATCGCTGCGCAAAACAAATTGGCAGATAAAGGCAATACGTTATTGCCAATTTTGGGTAGTGCAAAAACTGTAAAATCGGACAGTGTGATCACCGATGGCCCGTATACTGAAATCAAGGAATTTATTAGTGGTTATATCGTTGTAAAAGCGGATACCATTGATGAAGCGGTAGAGATGGCCAAAGAAAATCCAATCTTTAAAATTGGGGGCAATATAGAAATACGAGAGGTGTTAAAACGCGATTAA
- a CDS encoding S41 family peptidase → MNIRMLLKFKTFFSFSSICLLVFVCSCKKRDLINNNSNPDNKQVLNMLDSIYLYASQIYLWNEQLPEYKKFNPKRFYQKGIDAIEGYRNEIFELSRFAINPQTGKSYEENLFSPLSPKYSAIIGGSTSQLDDLSANGHKKDYNIQNAFGLAFVVKGNSEIYVLYVDPNSAAGRAGLKRGNRITKISDQPVQISDAFYHFWISALKEIFVQFEIIDNLGNQRLVKLGQRDYDRNPVLKYSIIKNGNKKFGFLAYNEFTSLENTSQYLQPAFSLFQKEGISDLIIDLRYNGGGYQNSAQYIANNIVPETVNGAIMFTEHYNQMMQNGKADILVNQPLLGYDNQPIIVDGKIVTLFDFDYGIAANTIRFEKEGPLQGVKNVYFIVSKYTASSSELLINVLKPYVNVKLVGVTNGSDSPVRTYGKPVGFFDITLNDYKLYLAMYQDKNANGDGDFFDGLIADFSTRDTPEYDFGSVEDPAIQWIVGYSGNFQAKSSRTIQSTSPAYSKLETLQYLFNRQEIGVMIKDVQELKLKKR, encoded by the coding sequence ATGAACATTCGGATGTTATTAAAGTTTAAAACTTTCTTCTCTTTTAGTTCTATATGCCTGCTGGTGTTTGTTTGCTCCTGCAAGAAGCGCGATTTGATAAACAATAATTCAAACCCTGATAATAAGCAGGTTTTGAATATGCTTGACTCGATTTATTTATACGCATCTCAGATTTATTTGTGGAATGAGCAACTTCCTGAGTATAAAAAATTTAATCCCAAAAGATTCTATCAAAAAGGGATAGATGCAATTGAGGGTTATCGAAATGAAATATTTGAATTATCCAGATTTGCCATAAATCCTCAAACAGGAAAAAGCTATGAGGAGAATTTGTTTTCACCATTATCTCCTAAATATTCAGCAATTATCGGGGGCTCAACTTCTCAATTAGATGATCTGTCTGCAAATGGACACAAAAAGGATTATAATATTCAAAACGCATTTGGTTTGGCATTTGTGGTGAAAGGGAATTCTGAAATTTACGTTTTGTATGTGGACCCCAATTCTGCAGCTGGTCGTGCGGGACTTAAAAGAGGTAACCGGATTACAAAGATTAGTGATCAGCCGGTTCAAATTTCAGACGCCTTTTACCATTTTTGGATTTCAGCATTGAAGGAAATATTTGTACAATTTGAGATTATAGATAACCTCGGTAATCAAAGGTTGGTAAAACTTGGACAAAGGGATTATGATCGAAACCCGGTATTGAAATACAGTATCATCAAAAATGGCAATAAAAAATTTGGCTTTTTGGCATACAATGAGTTTACAAGTCTGGAGAATACAAGCCAATACCTGCAACCAGCCTTTAGTTTATTTCAGAAAGAGGGAATTTCTGACTTGATAATAGATCTTAGATATAATGGTGGAGGGTATCAAAATTCAGCACAATATATTGCTAATAATATTGTACCGGAAACAGTAAATGGGGCTATAATGTTTACTGAGCATTATAATCAGATGATGCAAAATGGAAAAGCAGATATTTTGGTTAATCAACCCCTTTTGGGATATGACAACCAGCCGATTATTGTTGATGGTAAAATTGTAACGCTGTTTGATTTTGACTACGGAATTGCTGCAAATACAATTCGGTTTGAGAAAGAAGGGCCATTACAGGGGGTAAAAAACGTTTACTTTATCGTGAGCAAATATACTGCTTCCTCAAGTGAGTTATTAATTAATGTACTTAAACCATATGTGAATGTTAAGTTGGTTGGTGTGACTAATGGCAGTGATTCTCCAGTTCGTACTTATGGTAAGCCAGTTGGCTTTTTCGATATTACGTTGAATGACTATAAGCTTTATCTGGCAATGTACCAGGATAAAAATGCTAATGGAGACGGGGATTTCTTCGATGGGCTTATTGCTGACTTCTCCACTCGGGACACACCCGAGTATGATTTTGGATCAGTTGAAGATCCGGCGATACAATGGATTGTTGGGTATTCAGGAAACTTTCAAGCAAAGAGTAGCCGCACTATCCAGAGCACAAGTCCTGCATATTCTAAGCTGGAGACTTTACAATATTTATTTAATAGGCAGGAAATTGGCGTTATGATCAAAGACGTTCAGGAGTTAAAGCTAAAAAAACGATAA
- a CDS encoding RNA polymerase sigma factor, with protein MANDPIHGSEDGLIKEWLGLIYQNDEVAFTKLLRLFWNKVYTQALTYLKEPEIAREVTQDVFLKIWAARKKLPEIEKFSNYLFIVSRNCIISELRKKGRGFVNPSLDLPTELLLPDEQLQYKELQHQLLKVIDQLPPTRKKVFEMNRLEGLTYDEIADKLNISRNGVKDHIVKALNFLRAHPVFSKNNVVSLLLMWSVLYFD; from the coding sequence TTGGCAAATGATCCGATACATGGCTCCGAAGATGGGCTGATAAAAGAATGGCTGGGATTAATCTACCAGAATGATGAAGTTGCTTTTACCAAACTGCTTCGTCTTTTCTGGAACAAGGTTTATACCCAGGCGCTTACGTATTTAAAAGAGCCTGAAATTGCCCGGGAGGTCACACAGGATGTGTTTCTGAAAATATGGGCCGCCAGAAAAAAACTGCCAGAGATTGAAAAATTTTCCAATTATTTGTTCATTGTATCACGTAATTGTATTATTTCTGAATTGCGGAAAAAAGGCCGGGGGTTTGTTAATCCTTCCCTGGATTTGCCAACCGAATTGCTGCTTCCTGATGAGCAGTTGCAGTATAAGGAGCTACAGCATCAACTGTTGAAAGTAATCGATCAACTGCCTCCGACCCGTAAGAAGGTGTTTGAAATGAATAGATTAGAAGGGCTGACTTATGATGAAATTGCGGATAAATTAAATATTTCACGCAATGGTGTGAAAGACCACATTGTAAAAGCGCTTAATTTTTTAAGGGCACACCCGGTATTCTCAAAAAATAACGTGGTATCCTTGCTGTTAATGTGGTCGGTCCTGTATTTCGATTAA